A section of the Rossellomorea marisflavi genome encodes:
- the tuf gene encoding elongation factor Tu produces the protein MGKEKFDRSKQHANIGTIGHVDHGKTTLTAAITTTLHKKYGRGTAMAYDQIDGAPEERERGITISTAHVEYETDTRHYAHVDCPGHADYVKNMITGAAQMDGGILVVSAADGPMPQTREHILLSRQVGVPYLVVFMNKCDMVDDEELLELVEMEVRDLLSEYDFPGDDIPVIKGSALKALEGDAEWEAKIFELMEAVDSYIPTPERDTEKPFMMPVEDVFSITGRGTVATGRVERGQVKVGDEVEIIGIAEENKKTTVTGVEMFRKLLDYAEAGDNIGALLRGVAREDIQRGQVLAKPGTITPHTNFKAEVYVLSKEEGGRHTPFFTNYRPQFYFRTTDVTGICNLPEGVEMVMPGDNIEMTVELIAPIAIEEGTKFSIREGGRTVGAGVVASIQK, from the coding sequence ATGGGTAAGGAAAAATTTGATCGTTCCAAGCAACATGCGAATATCGGTACAATCGGTCACGTTGACCATGGTAAAACAACTCTAACTGCTGCAATCACAACTACTCTTCACAAGAAGTATGGTCGTGGAACTGCAATGGCTTATGACCAAATCGATGGTGCTCCAGAAGAAAGAGAGCGTGGAATCACAATCTCTACAGCACACGTTGAGTACGAAACTGATACTCGTCACTATGCACACGTTGACTGCCCAGGACATGCTGACTATGTTAAAAACATGATCACTGGTGCTGCTCAAATGGATGGTGGGATCCTAGTAGTTTCTGCTGCTGACGGCCCAATGCCACAAACTCGTGAGCACATCCTTCTTTCTCGTCAAGTAGGTGTACCTTACCTTGTTGTATTCATGAACAAATGTGACATGGTAGATGACGAAGAACTTCTTGAACTAGTTGAAATGGAAGTTCGTGACCTTCTTTCTGAGTATGACTTCCCTGGTGATGACATTCCAGTAATCAAAGGTTCTGCTCTTAAAGCTCTTGAAGGAGATGCTGAGTGGGAAGCTAAAATCTTCGAACTTATGGAAGCTGTAGATTCTTACATCCCAACTCCAGAGCGTGACACTGAAAAACCATTCATGATGCCAGTTGAGGACGTATTCTCAATCACTGGTCGTGGTACAGTTGCTACTGGTCGTGTTGAGCGTGGACAAGTTAAAGTCGGTGACGAAGTTGAAATCATCGGTATTGCTGAAGAGAACAAAAAGACTACTGTAACAGGTGTTGAAATGTTCCGTAAGCTTCTTGACTATGCTGAAGCTGGTGACAACATCGGTGCCCTTCTTCGTGGTGTAGCACGTGAAGACATCCAACGTGGACAAGTACTTGCTAAACCAGGTACAATCACTCCACACACTAACTTCAAAGCTGAAGTTTATGTTCTTTCAAAAGAAGAGGGTGGACGTCACACTCCATTCTTCACTAACTACCGCCCACAGTTCTACTTCCGTACAACTGACGTAACTGGTATCTGTAACCTTCCTGAAGGCGTAGAAATGGTTATGCCTGGCGACAACATCGAAATGACTGTTGAGCTAATCGCGCCAATCGCGATCGAAGAAGGTACTAAGTTCTCTATCCGTGAGGGTGGACGTACAGTTGGAGCTGGCGTTGTAGCTTCAATCCAAAAATAA
- the rpsS gene encoding 30S ribosomal protein S19, whose amino-acid sequence MGRSLKKGPFVDDHLINKIEKLNETEGKQVVKTWSRRSTIFPAFIGHTIAVYDGRKHVPVYVTEDMVGHKLGEFAPSRTYKGHGSDDKKTRR is encoded by the coding sequence ATGGGTCGTAGCTTAAAAAAAGGACCTTTTGTTGATGATCATTTGATTAACAAGATCGAAAAATTGAACGAAACTGAAGGCAAACAAGTTGTTAAAACTTGGTCTCGTCGTTCAACGATTTTCCCAGCATTCATCGGTCACACTATCGCAGTTTACGATGGTCGTAAACATGTACCTGTATACGTCACTGAAGACATGGTAGGTCACAAGCTTGGCGAATTCGCGCCATCACGTACTTACAAAGGTCACGGTAGTGACGATAAGAAAACAAGACGCTAA
- the rplN gene encoding 50S ribosomal protein L14: protein MIQQESRLKVADNSGAREVLTIKVLGGSGRKTANIGDVIVCTVKQATPGGVVKKGEVVKAVVVRTKSGVRRQDGTYIKFDENACVIIRDDKGPRGTRIFGPVARELRDSNFMKIVSLAPEVL from the coding sequence ATGATTCAACAAGAATCACGTTTGAAAGTTGCTGACAACTCTGGTGCACGTGAAGTGCTAACCATTAAAGTGCTTGGTGGATCTGGACGCAAAACGGCTAACATCGGTGATGTTATCGTGTGTACAGTAAAACAAGCAACACCAGGTGGCGTTGTTAAAAAAGGTGAAGTAGTCAAAGCAGTTGTCGTACGTACTAAGTCTGGTGTGCGCCGTCAAGATGGAACATACATCAAGTTCGATGAGAACGCATGTGTGATCATCCGTGACGACAAAGGACCACGTGGTACTCGTATCTTCGGACCAGTTGCCCGTGAACTACGCGACAGCAACTTCATGAAAATTGTTTCTCTAGCTCCAGAAGTTCTTTAA
- the rpsQ gene encoding 30S ribosomal protein S17, which yields MSDRNQRKVYTGRVVSDKMDKTVTVMVETYKKHSLYGKRVKYSKKFKTHDENNEAKIGDIVRIMETRPLSATKRFRLVEVVEKAVII from the coding sequence ATGAGTGACCGCAACCAACGTAAGGTTTACACTGGCCGTGTTGTTTCCGATAAAATGGACAAAACAGTAACGGTTATGGTAGAAACTTACAAAAAGCATTCTCTATACGGCAAGCGCGTAAAGTACTCTAAGAAGTTCAAAACTCATGATGAGAACAACGAAGCAAAAATCGGCGACATCGTACGCATCATGGAGACTCGCCCACTATCTGCTACAAAACGTTTCCGTTTAGTAGAAGTTGTTGAGAAAGCAGTTATTATCTAA
- the rplB gene encoding 50S ribosomal protein L2, with protein MAIKKYKPTSNGRRGMTSSDFAEITTDSPEKSLLAPLHKKGGRNNQGKLTVRHQGGGHKRQYRIIDFKREKDGIPGRVATIEYDPNRSANIALINYADGEKRYILAPKTLVVGMEVMSGSEADIKVGNALPLINIPVGTIVHNIELKPGKGGQLVRSAGTSAQVLGKEGKYVLVRLNSGETRMILSACRATVGQVGNEQHELINIGKAGRSRWLGKRPTVRGSVMNPNDHPHGGGEGRAPIGRKSPMSPWGKPTLGYKTRKKNNKSDKFIVRSRKK; from the coding sequence ATGGCGATTAAAAAGTATAAACCTACCTCTAATGGTCGTCGCGGCATGACTAGCTCTGATTTCGCAGAGATCACTACTGATTCTCCTGAAAAATCACTTCTAGCGCCCCTGCACAAAAAGGGTGGTCGTAACAACCAAGGTAAGTTAACAGTTCGTCATCAAGGCGGCGGTCACAAGCGTCAATACCGTATCATCGACTTCAAACGTGAAAAAGATGGTATACCTGGACGCGTTGCTACGATCGAATACGATCCAAACCGCTCTGCTAACATTGCACTAATCAACTACGCTGATGGTGAAAAGCGTTACATCCTGGCTCCTAAAACTTTGGTTGTAGGTATGGAAGTAATGTCTGGATCTGAAGCAGATATCAAAGTGGGTAACGCACTTCCACTTATCAACATCCCTGTTGGTACAATCGTACACAACATCGAGCTTAAACCTGGTAAAGGCGGTCAGCTTGTACGTTCTGCAGGTACTTCTGCACAAGTTCTTGGTAAAGAAGGCAAATACGTACTTGTTCGTTTGAACTCTGGTGAAACTCGCATGATCCTTTCTGCTTGTCGTGCTACTGTAGGTCAAGTTGGAAATGAACAACACGAATTGATCAACATCGGTAAAGCCGGTCGTTCACGCTGGTTAGGCAAGCGCCCAACTGTCCGTGGTTCTGTAATGAACCCTAATGATCACCCACACGGTGGTGGTGAAGGACGCGCTCCTATCGGACGTAAATCACCAATGTCTCCTTGGGGCAAACCGACTCTTGGATACAAAACACGTAAGAAAAACAATAAATCTGATAAATTTATCGTGCGTAGCCGCAAAAAATAA
- the rpsC gene encoding 30S ribosomal protein S3, with amino-acid sequence MGQKVHPVGLRVGVIRDWESKWYADKDYANLLHEDIKVREYIAKRLVDASVSKVEIERAANRINITIHTAKPGMVIGKGGTEVEALRKALNELTAKRVHINIVEIKRADVDAKLVAENIARQLENRVSFRRAQKQTIQRAMRAGAKGIKTQVSGRLGGADIARAEHYSEGTVPLHTLRADIDYAHAEADTTYGKLGVKVWIYRGEVLPTKKKSEEGGK; translated from the coding sequence GTGGGTCAAAAAGTACATCCGGTCGGACTCCGTGTCGGTGTAATTCGTGATTGGGAATCTAAATGGTACGCAGATAAAGATTACGCTAATCTATTACACGAAGACATCAAAGTCCGTGAATATATTGCTAAACGCTTAGTAGACGCTTCTGTTTCTAAAGTAGAAATCGAACGCGCTGCAAACCGAATCAACATTACAATTCATACGGCTAAACCAGGTATGGTTATCGGTAAAGGTGGTACTGAAGTTGAAGCTCTTCGTAAAGCACTTAACGAGCTTACTGCTAAACGTGTACACATCAATATCGTTGAAATCAAACGTGCAGACGTTGATGCGAAACTAGTCGCTGAAAACATCGCTCGTCAACTTGAAAACCGTGTTTCTTTCCGTCGTGCTCAAAAGCAAACGATCCAACGTGCAATGCGTGCTGGCGCTAAAGGAATCAAAACTCAAGTATCTGGCCGTCTTGGCGGAGCTGATATCGCTCGTGCTGAACACTACAGTGAAGGTACTGTTCCACTTCATACACTTCGTGCTGACATCGACTATGCTCATGCAGAAGCTGACACAACTTACGGTAAACTTGGTGTCAAAGTATGGATCTACCGTGGAGAAGTTCTTCCTACAAAGAAGAAATCTGAGGAAGGAGGCAAATAA
- the rplC gene encoding 50S ribosomal protein L3 — MTKGILGRKIGMTQVFAENGDLIPVTVIEAAQNVVLQKKSIEVDGYEAIQVGFEDKREKLSNKPEKGHVAKAETAPKRFIREIRGVNVEEYEVGQEVKVDIFAAGDVVDVTGVSKGKGFQGAIKRHNQSRGPMSHGSRYHRRPGSMGPVDPNRVFKGKLLPGRMGGEQITIQNLEIVKVDAERNLLLVKGNVPGPKKQLIKVKSAVKAN; from the coding sequence ATGACCAAAGGAATCTTAGGAAGAAAGATCGGTATGACTCAAGTTTTCGCTGAGAACGGTGATCTTATCCCTGTAACGGTAATCGAGGCAGCTCAAAACGTTGTTCTTCAAAAGAAATCTATCGAAGTTGATGGCTATGAAGCGATCCAAGTAGGTTTTGAAGACAAACGCGAAAAGCTTTCCAACAAGCCGGAAAAGGGCCACGTTGCTAAAGCTGAAACTGCTCCTAAGCGCTTCATCCGTGAAATCCGCGGTGTAAACGTAGAAGAGTACGAAGTTGGTCAGGAAGTCAAAGTTGATATTTTCGCTGCAGGAGATGTAGTGGATGTAACAGGAGTTTCAAAAGGTAAAGGATTCCAAGGTGCGATCAAGCGTCATAACCAATCTCGTGGACCAATGTCCCACGGTAGCCGTTATCACCGTCGCCCAGGTTCAATGGGTCCAGTTGATCCAAACCGCGTATTCAAAGGTAAATTGCTACCAGGACGTATGGGTGGAGAACAAATCACGATTCAAAACCTTGAAATCGTAAAAGTAGATGCTGAGCGCAACTTGCTTCTAGTGAAAGGTAATGTACCTGGACCTAAGAAACAATTGATCAAAGTAAAATCTGCTGTAAAAGCAAACTAA
- the fusA gene encoding elongation factor G, producing MAREFSLENTRNIGIMAHIDAGKTTATERILFYTGRIHKIGETHEGASQMDWMEQEQERGITITSAATTAQWKGHRINIIDTPGHVDFTVEVERSLRVLDGAVAVLDAQSGVEPQTETVWRQATTYGVPRVVFVNKMDKIGADFIYSVGTLHDRLGANAHPIQLPIGAEDDFEGIIDLVEMKAYYYEDDLGTRAEDREIPDEYKDQADEYRAKLIEAVSELDEELMMKYLEGEELTNEELKTAIRNATLTVEFYPVVCGSAFKNKGVQLLIDAVIDYLPAPTDVADIKGFVPDTEEEVTRPSSDEAPFSALAFKVATDPYVGKLTFFRVYSGVLESGSYVRNSSKGKRERVGRILQMHANSREEISKVYAGDIAAAVGLKDTSTGDTLCDEKSLVILESMVFPEPVISLSVEPKSKADQDKMTTALQKLQEEDPTFRAHTDQETGQVIIAGMGELHLDIIVDRMRREFKVEANVGAPQVSYRETFRDTARVEGKFARQSGGRGQFGHVWIEFAPNEEGKGFEFENGIVGGVVPREYIPAVQAGLEDALDNGVLAGFPLVDVKAKLFDGSYHDVDSSEMAFKIAASMALKNAASKCKPVILEPMMKVEVVIPEEYLGDIMGDVTSRRGRVEGMEARGNAQVVKAFVPLSEMFGYATSLRSNTQGRGTYSMHFDHYEEVPKSISEEIIKKNKGE from the coding sequence ATGGCAAGAGAGTTCTCCTTAGAAAACACTCGTAATATCGGTATCATGGCTCACATCGATGCCGGTAAAACAACTGCTACTGAGCGTATCCTATTCTATACTGGTCGTATCCATAAGATTGGAGAAACTCACGAAGGTGCTTCTCAAATGGACTGGATGGAGCAGGAGCAAGAGCGTGGAATCACGATCACATCTGCTGCGACAACAGCTCAATGGAAAGGCCATCGTATCAACATCATCGATACACCGGGACACGTAGACTTCACTGTTGAAGTTGAGCGTTCACTTCGTGTACTTGATGGTGCTGTAGCGGTACTTGATGCTCAATCTGGTGTTGAGCCTCAAACTGAAACAGTTTGGCGCCAAGCTACTACTTACGGGGTTCCTCGTGTAGTATTCGTCAACAAGATGGATAAAATCGGTGCTGACTTCATTTACTCTGTAGGAACACTTCATGATCGCCTTGGTGCGAATGCTCATCCTATCCAGCTTCCAATCGGAGCTGAAGATGACTTCGAAGGTATCATCGACCTAGTAGAAATGAAAGCTTACTACTACGAAGATGATCTTGGAACTCGCGCTGAAGACCGTGAAATTCCTGATGAGTACAAAGATCAAGCCGACGAATACCGTGCCAAGTTGATTGAAGCGGTATCTGAACTTGATGAAGAGCTCATGATGAAATACCTTGAAGGTGAAGAACTGACAAACGAAGAATTGAAAACAGCGATTCGTAACGCTACGCTAACTGTTGAATTCTATCCGGTTGTCTGCGGATCTGCCTTCAAAAACAAAGGTGTTCAATTGTTGATTGACGCCGTTATCGATTACCTTCCAGCTCCTACTGACGTAGCTGACATCAAAGGTTTCGTTCCAGATACTGAAGAAGAAGTGACTCGTCCATCAAGCGACGAAGCACCATTCTCAGCACTAGCGTTCAAAGTAGCAACCGACCCTTATGTTGGTAAGCTTACTTTCTTCCGTGTATACTCTGGTGTCCTTGAGTCAGGTTCATACGTACGAAACTCTTCTAAAGGCAAGCGTGAGCGTGTAGGACGTATCCTGCAAATGCATGCGAACAGCCGTGAAGAAATTTCTAAAGTATATGCTGGAGATATCGCAGCTGCAGTTGGTCTTAAAGATACTAGTACTGGTGACACACTATGTGATGAGAAGAGCCTTGTTATCCTCGAATCCATGGTATTCCCAGAGCCGGTTATCTCACTATCTGTTGAGCCTAAGTCAAAGGCTGACCAAGATAAGATGACTACTGCACTTCAAAAACTACAAGAGGAAGATCCGACATTCCGTGCGCATACTGACCAGGAAACTGGACAAGTAATCATCGCCGGTATGGGTGAGCTTCACTTGGACATCATCGTTGACCGTATGCGTCGCGAGTTCAAAGTAGAAGCAAACGTAGGAGCTCCTCAAGTATCTTACCGTGAAACGTTCCGCGATACAGCGCGCGTTGAAGGTAAGTTCGCACGTCAATCTGGTGGACGCGGTCAATTCGGACACGTTTGGATCGAGTTTGCACCTAACGAAGAAGGTAAAGGTTTCGAATTCGAGAACGGAATCGTCGGTGGTGTTGTTCCACGTGAATACATCCCTGCTGTTCAAGCTGGTCTTGAAGACGCTCTTGATAACGGAGTACTTGCTGGATTCCCATTGGTTGATGTTAAAGCGAAACTATTCGACGGATCATACCATGACGTTGACTCCTCTGAAATGGCGTTCAAAATCGCCGCTTCAATGGCCCTTAAGAATGCGGCTTCTAAATGTAAGCCAGTCATCCTTGAGCCAATGATGAAGGTAGAGGTTGTTATCCCTGAGGAATACCTTGGAGATATCATGGGTGACGTTACTTCCCGTCGTGGACGCGTAGAAGGTATGGAAGCACGCGGTAACGCTCAAGTCGTTAAAGCGTTCGTACCTCTATCAGAAATGTTTGGTTATGCAACGTCCCTACGTTCTAATACACAAGGGCGCGGAACATACTCCATGCACTTCGACCACTACGAAGAAGTACCTAAGTCAATCTCTGAAGAGATCATCAAAAAAAATAAAGGCGAATAA
- the rplX gene encoding 50S ribosomal protein L24: MHVKKGDKVMVITGKDKGKTGVVLAAFPKKDRVLVEGINVVKKHAKPSQMNPQGGIISQEASVHVSNVMILDPKTNEPTRVGYKTEDGKKVRVAKKSGEVLPLNNDKDN; the protein is encoded by the coding sequence ATGCATGTAAAAAAAGGCGATAAAGTAATGGTTATTACCGGGAAAGACAAAGGCAAAACAGGTGTTGTTCTTGCTGCATTCCCTAAAAAAGACCGTGTACTGGTTGAAGGAATCAACGTTGTGAAAAAACACGCGAAACCTTCACAGATGAACCCACAAGGTGGAATCATCAGTCAGGAAGCTTCTGTTCACGTATCGAACGTTATGATCTTGGATCCTAAGACGAACGAACCGACTCGTGTAGGCTACAAAACAGAAGACGGCAAAAAAGTACGTGTTGCAAAAAAATCAGGTGAAGTTCTTCCACTTAACAACGATAAAGATAACTAA
- the rplV gene encoding 50S ribosomal protein L22: MQAKAVARTVRIAPRKVRLVVDLIRGKQVGEAVAILNHTPKAASPVIEKVLKSAIANAEHNYDMDINSLVVTEAYVNEGPTLKRFRPRAMGRASQINKRTSHITLVVSEKKEG; this comes from the coding sequence ATGCAAGCAAAAGCTGTTGCAAGAACAGTACGTATTGCTCCTCGTAAAGTACGTTTAGTCGTTGATCTAATCCGAGGTAAGCAAGTTGGAGAAGCAGTTGCGATTCTTAATCACACGCCTAAGGCAGCTTCACCAGTAATCGAGAAAGTACTTAAATCTGCTATCGCAAACGCAGAGCATAACTATGACATGGACATCAACAGCCTTGTAGTAACTGAGGCTTATGTAAATGAAGGACCAACGCTTAAACGTTTCCGTCCTCGTGCGATGGGTCGTGCAAGCCAAATCAACAAACGTACAAGTCACATTACACTTGTAGTATCAGAAAAGAAGGAGGGATAA
- the rpsJ gene encoding 30S ribosomal protein S10 yields MAKQKIRIRLKAYDHRILDQSAEKIVETAKRSGAAVSGPIPLPTEKSIYTILRAVHKYKDSREQFEMRTHKRLIDIVNPTPQTVDALMRLDLPSGVDIEIKL; encoded by the coding sequence ATGGCAAAACAAAAGATTCGTATCCGTTTGAAGGCTTATGATCACAGGATTCTTGATCAATCAGCTGAGAAGATTGTTGAAACAGCAAAACGTTCTGGTGCGGCGGTTTCAGGACCGATCCCACTTCCAACAGAGAAGTCTATTTACACAATTCTTCGTGCTGTGCACAAATACAAGGACTCTCGTGAGCAATTCGAAATGCGTACACACAAACGCTTAATCGACATTGTAAACCCAACACCACAAACAGTTGATGCGCTTATGCGTTTGGACTTACCGTCTGGTGTAGATATCGAAATCAAACTTTAA
- the rplW gene encoding 50S ribosomal protein L23 — translation MDARDIIKRPVITEASTDLMSEKKYTFEVDTRATKTQVKYAVEEIFDVKVDKVNIMNYKGKFKRMGKHAGYTNKRRKAVVKLTTESNEIEFFEV, via the coding sequence ATGGATGCACGTGATATCATTAAGCGCCCCGTAATTACAGAGGCTTCAACTGATCTTATGTCTGAAAAAAAATATACTTTCGAAGTAGATACTAGAGCGACTAAAACTCAAGTAAAATACGCTGTCGAAGAAATCTTCGATGTGAAAGTAGATAAAGTCAACATCATGAACTACAAAGGTAAGTTCAAGCGTATGGGTAAACACGCTGGTTACACTAACAAGCGTCGTAAAGCTGTCGTTAAACTTACAACTGAAAGCAACGAAATCGAATTCTTTGAAGTATAA
- the rplP gene encoding 50S ribosomal protein L16: protein MLLPKRVKHRREHRGKMRGRAKGGQEVAFGEYGLQATEASWITNRQIESARIAMTRYMKRGGKVWIKIFPHKPYTAKPLEVRMGSGKGAPEGWVAVVKPGKILFEIAGVSEEVAREALRLAAHKLPIKCKFVKREEIGGESNEN from the coding sequence ATGTTATTACCTAAACGCGTTAAACATCGCCGCGAACACCGTGGTAAAATGCGTGGTCGCGCAAAAGGCGGTCAGGAAGTAGCATTCGGTGAATACGGTCTTCAAGCTACTGAAGCTTCATGGATCACAAACCGCCAAATCGAATCCGCTCGTATCGCTATGACTCGTTACATGAAACGTGGCGGTAAAGTTTGGATTAAAATCTTCCCTCATAAGCCTTACACTGCAAAACCTCTAGAAGTACGGATGGGTTCCGGTAAAGGTGCTCCTGAAGGCTGGGTAGCAGTCGTAAAACCTGGGAAAATCTTGTTCGAAATTGCTGGTGTATCTGAAGAGGTTGCTCGTGAAGCACTTCGTCTTGCAGCGCACAAGCTTCCAATCAAATGCAAGTTTGTAAAACGAGAAGAAATTGGTGGTGAATCCAATGAAAACTAA
- the rplD gene encoding 50S ribosomal protein L4, with protein sequence MPKVALFNQSGSKVGDIELNESVFGIEPNKQVLFEAVLMQRASLRQGNHKVKNRSEVRGGGRKPWRQKGTGRARQGSIRSPQWRGGGAVFGPVPRSYSYKLPKKVRRLAIKSALSTKVVEENILVLEALSFDAPKTKEFANVLKGLSINAKTLVVTDGLDENVALSARNIPGVTVVTASGISVLDVLGHDKLVMTKSAVEKVEEVLA encoded by the coding sequence ATGCCGAAAGTAGCATTATTTAACCAAAGCGGTTCTAAAGTTGGTGATATCGAACTTAACGAATCAGTATTTGGTATCGAACCAAACAAACAAGTATTGTTTGAAGCAGTCTTGATGCAAAGAGCTTCTTTACGTCAAGGAAATCACAAAGTTAAAAATCGTTCTGAAGTACGTGGCGGTGGTCGTAAGCCTTGGCGTCAAAAAGGAACAGGTCGTGCTCGTCAAGGGTCAATCCGTTCTCCACAATGGCGCGGTGGTGGTGCCGTATTTGGACCGGTTCCACGCAGCTACAGCTACAAACTTCCTAAGAAGGTTCGTCGCTTAGCGATTAAATCTGCTCTTTCTACTAAAGTGGTAGAAGAAAACATCCTAGTGTTGGAAGCATTGTCATTCGATGCACCAAAAACGAAAGAATTTGCAAACGTACTGAAAGGTCTTTCAATCAACGCCAAAACATTGGTAGTGACTGATGGTCTTGACGAAAACGTAGCACTTTCAGCTCGTAACATCCCTGGCGTAACAGTTGTTACTGCTTCTGGAATCAGCGTTCTAGACGTATTGGGACATGACAAACTAGTGATGACTAAATCAGCTGTTGAAAAAGTAGAGGAGGTGCTCGCATAA
- the rpsL gene encoding 30S ribosomal protein S12, with protein sequence MPTINQLVRKPRQSKSTKSKSPALNKGYNSFKKVHTNLSSPQKRGVCTRVGTMTPKKPNSALRKYARVRLTNGIEVTAYIPGIGHNLQEHSVVLIRGGRVKDLPGVRYHIVRGALDTAGVDGRMQGRSKYGTKRPKAKK encoded by the coding sequence ATGCCTACTATTAACCAATTAGTTCGCAAACCTCGTCAGTCTAAATCAACAAAATCAAAATCACCAGCACTTAACAAAGGCTACAACAGCTTCAAAAAAGTGCACACTAACTTGTCTTCTCCACAAAAACGTGGTGTATGTACTCGTGTTGGTACAATGACTCCGAAAAAACCGAACTCCGCATTGCGTAAATATGCACGTGTTCGCTTGACTAACGGAATCGAGGTTACTGCTTACATTCCTGGTATCGGACACAACCTTCAAGAGCACAGTGTCGTGCTTATCCGTGGAGGACGTGTAAAAGATTTACCAGGGGTACGTTATCACATCGTACGTGGTGCTCTTGATACAGCTGGTGTTGACGGTCGTATGCAAGGACGTTCTAAATACGGAACTAAGCGCCCTAAAGCTAAAAAATAA
- the rpsG gene encoding 30S ribosomal protein S7, with the protein MPRKGPVAKRDVLPDPIYNSKLVTRLINKIMIDGKRGKAQKKLYAAFDLIAERSGKDAMEVFDAALKNIMPVLEVKARRVGGSNYQVPVEVRPERRTTLGLRWLVNYSRSRGEKTMEERLANEILDAANNTGASVKKREDTHKMAEANKAFAHYRW; encoded by the coding sequence ATGCCACGTAAAGGCCCTGTAGCAAAAAGAGACGTTTTACCTGATCCGATTTACAATTCTAAATTGGTTACTCGTCTGATCAACAAAATCATGATCGACGGTAAGCGAGGTAAAGCACAAAAGAAACTATACGCAGCGTTTGATCTAATCGCAGAACGCAGCGGTAAAGATGCAATGGAAGTATTCGATGCAGCTTTGAAAAATATCATGCCGGTATTGGAAGTAAAAGCTCGTCGTGTAGGTGGTTCAAACTACCAAGTTCCTGTTGAGGTTCGTCCGGAGCGTCGTACGACTCTAGGACTTCGCTGGTTAGTAAACTATTCCCGTTCTCGCGGTGAGAAAACGATGGAAGAGCGTCTAGCTAACGAAATCCTTGATGCAGCGAACAACACTGGTGCTTCTGTTAAGAAGCGTGAAGATACACATAAGATGGCTGAAGCGAACAAAGCGTTTGCTCACTATCGCTGGTAA
- the rpmC gene encoding 50S ribosomal protein L29 — translation MKTNEIRDLTTAEIEQKVKTLKEELFNLRFQLATGQLENTARISQVRKGIARMKTVIREREIGVNN, via the coding sequence ATGAAAACTAATGAAATTCGTGACCTAACCACTGCCGAAATTGAACAAAAAGTAAAGACCCTTAAAGAAGAGCTATTCAACCTTCGCTTCCAACTTGCGACTGGCCAACTTGAGAACACTGCTCGTATCAGCCAAGTCCGCAAAGGAATCGCTCGTATGAAAACTGTCATCCGTGAAAGAGAGATCGGGGTTAACAATTAA